One region of Oryza sativa Japonica Group chromosome 10, ASM3414082v1 genomic DNA includes:
- the LOC4348103 gene encoding thaumatin-like protein 1, giving the protein MAMGWLPRSATAVLVLFLVLWRDWGVEAATFTFVNRCTDTVWPGVLSNAGSARLATTGFELPPGVARAVPAPAGWSGRMWARTGCAVVQDGGAGGGRMVCATGDCGSGGAECNGAGAAPPATLAEFTLDGSGGLDFYDVSLVDGYNLPVLVEPSSSGGGGGGGGSLTSAATCAAAGCAADLNAMCPAELRAGGGAACRSACDAFGRPEFCCSGAFANPSTCRPTAYSQVFKSACPRSYSYAFDDPTSTFTCSGGPDYTLTFCPASSPSGSQKSTTATPTPAAMMPGTGTPTTPTTATAMPGATMPGTATATTMPGTTFTDAVPDTSMPMPMGGDAGGGGEEGVVLSGSETWIANMATGELTAAASLSRPSPAAALALFLVHALRLLVLR; this is encoded by the exons ATGGCGATGGGGTGGTTGCCGAGATCTGCCACCGCCGTTCTTGTGCTCTTCTTGGTCTTATGGAGAG ATTggggggtggaggcggcgacgttCACGTTCGTCAACCGGTGCACGGACACGGTGTGGCCGGGCGTGCTGTCGAACGCCGGGAGCGCGCGGCTGGCCACCACGGGGTTCGAGCTCCCGCCGGGCGTGGCGCGggcggtgccggcgccggcggggtggTCGGGGAGGATGTGGGCGCGCACGGGGTGCGCCGTCGTccaggacggcggcgcgggtgggGGCCGGATGGTGTGCGCCACCGGCGActgcggctcgggcggcgccgAGTGCAAcggcgcgggcgccgcgccgcccgcgacgCTGGCCGAGTTCACgctcgacggcagcggcgggctcGACTTCTACGACGTCAGCCTCGTCGACGGCTACAACCTGCCGGTGCTGGTGGAGCCATCGTCCtccggaggaggcggtggtggcggcgggtctctgacgtcggcggcgacgtgcgcggcggcggggtgcgcgGCGGACCTGAACGCGATGTGCCCCGCGGAGctccgggcgggcggcggcgcggcgtgccgGAGCGCGTGCGACGCGTTCGGGCGGCCGGAGTTCTGCTGCAGCGGCGCGTTCGCGAACCCGTCGACGTGCCGGCCGACGGCGTACTCGCAGGTGTTCAAGTCGGCGTGCCCCCGCTCCTACAGCTACGCCTTCGACGACCCCACCTCCACCTTCACCTGCTCCGGCGGCCCCGACTACACCCTCACCTTCTGCCCCGCCTCCTCCCCAAG CGGCAGCCAGaagtcgacgacggcgacgccgacgccggcggcgatgaTGCCGGGGACggggacgccgacgacgccaacgacggcgacggcgatgcctGGGGCGACGATGCccgggacggcgacggcgacgacgatgccgGGGACGACGTTCACGGACGCCGTCCCGGACACCAGCATGCCGATGCCGAtgggcggcgacgccggcggcggcggcgaagagggcgTGGTGCTGAGCGGCAGCGAGACGTGGATCGCCAACATGGCCACCGGcgagctgacggcggcggcgtccctgtcccggccgtcgcccgccgcggcgctggCGCTGTTCTTGGTCCACGCCCTGCGGCTGCTCGTGCTCCGGTGA